The window ACTTCAGCGTCCGGATCGGTCGTGGTCGCCCGACAGAGCGCCGTGGTCGCCGCCGGCGTCGTGACGCTCCCCAGCAGGTCCGCGACCGCGCGCCTGACGGCCGGCGTGTCGTCGGACAGCGCCGGGACGAGTCGGTCGGCGACTGCGGCGAGGTCCGTGTCCGCGTCGGCGGTCCCGTCGGCGAACAACTGGAGCGTCTCGGCGGCCGCGACTCGCACCGGTCGCTCGTCGGCCAGTCGGTCGGCGTGGAACGCCGGCCCGCGAGCGTCACCGATCGCCCGGACTGCCGCCGCCCGGACTGCCGGTTCCGCGTCCCTGCTGGCGACCTCGGCGAGCGCCTCGACGGTCGCGTCGGCTCTCGGACCGTCGGCGAGCGAGCGAACTGCCCGCCGGCGAACGTCGGGCGCGGCGTCGTCTCGGGCGGTGTCGAGGAGCGCAGTTCGGCTGTCCGCGTCGCTCGGTGTGAGTGCCTCGGCGGCGGCCGCCCGGACTGCGGGTGCCGGGTCGGCCAGTGCCCGTCGGAGCGAACTGCCGGTGTCGGTCCGGCGGAGCAGGCCGAGCGTCTCGGTCGCCGCGACGCGACGGGTGACTGCGGCGTCGGTGCCCGCCTCGGTGTCTGCCGTGCCGGCCGCCAGCACCCCGGCGAGTCGGTCGGCGACGGCGGGCGTGTCGAGCCAGCCGAGTGCCCAACTCATCGCGTCCCGGAGCGGGAGGTCCTCGCTCGTCGGTGCCGAGCGCGTGGCGTCGAGTCGGAGTCGGGCGTCGGCGAGGTCCGGGCCGCCGAGCAGGAGCGCGCTCCCGTCGAGGAGTTCGAGCGCGGCGACCGCCGGCGTGGCGGCGAGTCTGGCCGCCCCGATGTCGTCGGTCGTCTCGCCGTCGAGGAAGACGGCGCTGGTCTCCTCGGGGCGGGTGAGGTCGCCGAGATCGGAGCCGTCGGCCGAGTCGGGCAGGGACGTGTCGAGGTCGGTCAGTGCCGCCTCGGGTGCGACGAGACCCCGGTCGAAGTCGAACCGCTCGAACAGTTCGATACAGCGGCCGAGCAGTGCCAGCGCGGACTCGGGGTCGTCGGTGCCGGCGGTCGGGACGAGTCGGAGCCAGTCGTCGCCCGCCGCGTCGAGTCGGAAGCGAACCGTGCCGACGCGGGCGAAGGAGAAGGACAGCGAGCAGGGGAGGCCGTCTGCGAGTGCGTCGGTCAGGTGGTCGTCGGGGTGGTCGCCACGGTCGGCGAGAAAGACCGCGACGTTTCGGTAGACGGTCGTGTCGATGCCCGCCGGATCGTGCCACGCGACCGCCCAGTCGCTCATTGACGGGACGGCGTGGTGTGACGACTTAAATCCGTGGGAGGCTGGTGGACTCGGTGGTGGGTGTGGACCGTCAAGAGTGAGCGCGTGCGAGCGATGTGATCGCTGTCGAATCAGTCTCGGACGACGAGTGGTGAAAGCCCCCGGCGTCTCGATGGCCCGCGACTTCCTGCGCGCTTCCCTCAGGCTGGCGAGCAAGCTCGCCAGCCTTCAGTCCAGTGTTGTCGGGCGACACGAGAGTCGCCCGACTGCTGGCGAGACCTCCGGTCTCGCTCTGCTTGGTGCGTCGGGGGCCAGTCGAGACGCCGGCCCCGTTCAGTCCCACCCGACTGATTCTGCGGAGACTCATGCAATTCGCGGTGGACCAGTCGGATCAGCGTGGGCGCCTCCCTGCGACCGTCGGCGTGCCTGAGGCGGCCTCACGCCGCCGAAGTGCGTCGCCCGAGGCGGCCCTGCGCCGCCGAGGTGCGCGACACGAGGTCGCGCCAGCCCACTCGACTGGTGCGTGTGACGTGAGTCGAACTTCTGCTGTGTTGTCGCAACGCGGTTGCGGTCGGCGCGCGTGACCTGACGCGTGCGAGGGATGAGTAACGCAACTGGCGCGCCCCTCCTGGGCGCGCCGACTGAGCAGAGCGAGACCGGAGGTCTCGCCAGTAGTCGGGCGACTCCCGTGTCGCCCGACGACAACGCAGTCGGCTGGGGAGGCTCGTGGCTACTCCGATTGCGGTGCGGTGGCGGATGCTGTCGCGGTTGCGGTCGTCTCGTCGGTGCGCTAGATCGAGTAGCGGCGTCGTTGCGGTCGTTGTCGCGGTCACAGTCGCGGTTCGGGACGCCAGCCTCGCCACAAAAATCGTCGCTTGCGATGCTGTCCCACCGTCTCCTCACTATCAAACGCCCAGTTCCTCACGAACCACGAGTCAGACCACACCGAACGAAAAATCCGCGTCGGCCCGCACCACAGCCTTCCGAGTACGTAATCTCGTCCGATTACGCGATCTCGTCGTACTGATCCGACAGCTTCTCGGCCGCCTCGTCCATCAGGTCCTGTTCGTAGTCGGTCAGGTCCCACTCGACGACCTCCTCGACGCCGTTCGAGCCGAGTTTCACCGGGACGCCGAAGGCGGTGTCCTCGTAGCCGAACTCGCCGTCGAGTTTCACGGAGCCGGGCAGGACAGCACCGGTGTCGCGCAGGACGGCCTCGACCATGTGGGCGACGCCCGTCGCCGGACCCCACTGGGTCGCGCCCTTGCGCTCGATCACGTCCATCGCGGAGGCCTGCAGTTCGCCGAGGATCTCCTCCTTCTCGTCGCCCGAGAACTCGGGGTCCGCGCCGTCGACGCGAACCTTCGAGAAGACCGGCACCTGCGCGTCGCCGTGCTCGCCGAGAATCGTCGCCTCGACGTTCTGGACCGGCGCGTCGAAGCGCTCGGAGAGGACGTAGCGGAACCGGGCGCTGTCGAGTCGGCCGCCGAAGCCGATGACCGAGTGGCGGTCGCGGTCACCGGCCTCGTAGAGGTGGCGGTTCAGCAGGTCGACCGGGTTCGAGGTCGTGATGGAGACGAAGTCGTCGTTGTACTCGGCGAGCGAGGAGCCGATGTCCTCCATGATCGGCGCGTTGTCGCCCGCGAGGTCGATGCGGGTCTGGCCGGGTTGGCGCGGGATGCCGGCCGTGATGACCACCACGTCCGAGCCCTCGGTTGCCTCGTAGCCGCCCTGCCGGACGGTCGTGTTGGAGTCGTACGCGACGCCGTGGTTCGTGTCGGCGGCCTGTCCGACCGTCTCGTCTTCCTTGTCCGGGATGTCCACGAAGACGAGTTCGTCACAGATGTCACGCAGCGCGATGTTGTACCCTGCGGCGGCCCCGACCGTGCCAGCGGCGCCGACCACGCTAACTTTCGTCATACCACGTAATTCTGCCACAGCACGCCCGTTAAGTACTTCGGAACCCCCGCGAACGGTCCGCGAACGACGAATCTACGGTTCGACGACTGTCGATACCCACGGCACCGCGCGACTCACTCGGCTTCGTCCGACAGCACCTGCCAGTCGGTCTCCGTGGTCGTCCCCTCGTCCGTCAGGACCGACTCCGGTACGTCGGCACCGACCAACTCGGCCCACTCTACGACCCGTGACCCGTGGTCGTGTGTCTCCATTTCGTTCCGACGAACACGGTCGCAGTTCTTAATCATTGTCCCTGTCTCCGAGTGACTGAGAATCGGCCGTGTCGAGTGGGCATCTCGCCCGGCAACCGCGACTCCCCACGCCCGACGTGTCGCCGCTCACCACACGTCCTGCCGGAGGTCCATCCACGTCACGACCGCGACGTGCGGGAGCGTCAACACCGCGATACCGACGAGATACAACCCCAGCAAGCCGGCGCGGTCGCCGGGCGCGGTCGGGACCGCGAGGTAGAGTCCGGCAAAGAAGAGCAGTGCGCCGACCGTCGCCGGCGTCGCGTCCCTGGCGAACCGGACGAGCGCGCCGAGGTAGTCGCCGGCCGCCAGCGCCGACGCGCCGGGGTCGTCTACCACCACGAGACGGGCGATGTGCCGGAGCGCGTGCCACAGGGTGAAGTACAGCCCGATGGCGAGAATCGGCGGGACGAGCAGGAAGAAGAGCCACAGCAGGGCGACCTCGCCCGCGTCTCGGAGCCAGCCCCGTCGGAGCTCCCCGTCTTCGGCGTCGGTCCCGGCCCCTCTCTGACCGGCACGCACGCGCCACAGTCCCGCTCCGAGCGAGAGGAGCGTCACGGCGAGGAAGCCCACGGCGACCCCGGTCCGGGCCCCGGTCGTGAAGAACGGTGCGAGCGCCGACACCGACTCGGGTGCGAACAGCCGAACCCACGCCTCTGCGACCGCCCGGTACTCCCCGGGGAACCCGACGAGCGGGACCAGCATCGGCAGGCCGCCCCGGACGACCAGTGCGAGGGCTCGCTCGGCGCGGCTCTGGAGGTGGCCGGCACGCTCGAACGCGAGCATCGCGTAGACGTCGCCCTGCCCCCAGTGGAACCACGTCAGCAGGACGAAGAACACCGCCGCCGCGACCGGGACGACGTACCACGCGACGAGGTAGAGACCGCCGAGGAGGGTGTAGACACCCAGCACTGCGAGCAGTGGCCGGAGCGCGTAGCCACCCTGCCCGAGCATCCGCCCCGGCACGAGGTGATCGACCGCGCCGTGCGGCAGGCCGAACAGCAGGACGCTGACGACGAAGGGGGCGTAGCGCACTTCGACCGGAAGCGGCGGCAGGAGCGTCACGAGCAGGGTGGCGACCGCGATGGCGGCGACCGAGGGGCGGACGACCGCCGCGGTCAGGTGGCGTTCGAGTGCCGGCGGCAGGCGCTCCGCGACCGACATCTCAGATCGTCCCGTCGGCTCGCCACTTGTCGATGACCCACTCGAACAGCACCATCCCCTGCACGACCAGCAGGTTCGTCACGAGGAAGAAGATGGCCTCCTCGATCGGGAGGCCGAGCAGGTCGACCCCGGTGGAGAGGTCGTCGGAGATGGTCCAGACGCCCAGTCCGATGGCGATCCTGTCCGCGAACCAGAGGTAGACCGTCGGCACTGCGACCGCCAGCCCCCAGCGTCGCCACGTCCGGCGGAGGTAGTTCGCGCCGACACCCCACTGGAGCGCGACGACCGGGCAGGCCCACACGAGAATCGCACCGAGGTAGTAGCCACCCGGCCGACCGAGCAGGAGTGCGCCGACACCGGCGAGACCCAGCCACGCCAGCGCGCCGACAGCGCGGGGCAGTCGGTCGAAGTCGCCCGGTTCGTAGGTCGGATCGAAGCCGAGACAGTAGAGCCACAGTCCCGTCAGAATCGGCTGGAGGACGAAGAAGGTGTACTCCTCGACGGGCGCGTCGCCGATCCGGAACAGGACGGTCCCCTCGCCGTACCACCAGACGCCCTGCTGGATCAGGTAGTTGTCCCACGGCGTCGTGTAGAGCAGGGCCGCCGCCGTCATCAACGCGAGACCGACTCGCCCGACCCGCCGACGTTCGGCCGGCAGGTGGGGGACCGCGTAGGCGACCACGGCAAGCGGCGGGAGGACGAACAGCAGGTGAAAGCCGACGTACGAGAGGATCGTCATCGGGGCTGTGCGAGCCAGCGCCGTCTCGTCGCACGATTCATGTCACGAAGCTGGGGGCGGAGGTCGCATAAGCGTAGGGGTGTCGGCGCGACTGTCGGCGTCTCCTCTGCGACGTGTGTCAACACAGCACGCTGTCCGAGACTGCTCCGAGAACGTGAAACTCGTCAGAGAGTATAAGTCGGTGCCGTCCGTTACACACTCTGGGTATGGCGTCGCCAACGATGGGATTAGAGGCGATTTCGCTGTGGATCGGCACGGTCGGGATGGCACTCGGTACCGTCTACTTCCTCGCGAAGGGATGGTCCGTGGACGACCCGAGAGAACAGGAGTACTACATCGTCACCATCTTCATTCCGGCCATCGCGGCGGTCTCGTACTTCGCGATGGCGACGGGCTACGGCCTGATCGAAGTGGACGTGACCGGCCTCGGCACGCTCGACATCTACTGGGCGCGGTACGCCGACTGGCTGTTCACCACGCCACTGCTACTGCTCGATCTGGGCCTCCTGGCCGGCGCGGACCGGAACACGATCTACACCCTGATCGGGCTGGACGTGTTCATGATCGGGACCGGACTGGTCGGCGCGCTGGCCACCGAGGGACAGCTGTTCCGGATCGTCTGGTGGGCGATCTCGACGGGCGCGCTGATCGCCCTGCTGTACTTCCTGCTCGGCGAGATGACCGAGCAGGCGAGCAAACAGCCGGGTGACGTGGGCGCACTGTTCGGCAGACTCCGGAACCTGACGGCCCTGCTGTGGGCCATCTACCCGGTGGTCTGGGTACTCGGCACCGAGAGCGGGCTGGCGATCATCCCGCTCGGCGTCGAGACGGCCGCGTTCATGGTGCTGGACCTGGCCGCGAAGGTCGGCTTCGGCTTCCTCCTGCTCCGGAGTCGGAGCGTCCTCTCGGCGGCCAGCGGGCACGGTGCGACCGCAGTCGCCGACGACTGATCCGACGCGCGGTCCCACTTCTCCACGTTCGACGACTCGACAGCGACGACTCTCCGCGAACGTCGGCTTTTGCCGAACCAATACGCTCGTCGGCTGTTGCCAGATCAGTGCTGACGTCGGCTGTTGTCGAACCACTGGACCACGCGGCGAGTTCAAGACGCCACACCGCCACGAACAGCCGACTCAGACGATCTGTTCGCCGTCGTCGTCGTACACCTTGATCGCGTCCACTGGACAGACCCGGCCGGCGAACTCGGCCTCGAACTCCTCGCCCTCGGGGACTTCGGCGACGAACACGTCGTCGTCGGTCTCCTCGCTGTCCAGCAGGTCCGCCTTCCCGGCGTCCAAGTTCTTCTCGAAGCCGTCCCACTCGTCCACACACTGGAACATCCCGATACAGGTGTCCCGGTCGAACTCGATGCGCATACCCTCGTTTCGGGTGTCCGGTACAAATCGGTGCCGACGCCGGGGTCGCTTGCGTGTCGGACGCGACCGACGACCGACTCACTCCTCGGCGTCCGGCACCGGCTCCGGCAGTCGCCACTCGGGGTTCACGACCCCGGTGGCGTCCCCGCGCAACCCCGACCGACTGACGACCTCGAAGGTCCGGTTCCGGGCGTCCGGCGAGGAGAGAGCGGCGACCATCAGCCGAGCCACGTCGGCTCGGGGGATGTTCCCCGACACCGTGTCCCCGCCTTCGCCGACGACGACCTCGCCGGTCGGCGGGTCGTCGGTCAGGCCGCCGGGTCGGAGGATGGTGTACGGGACACCCGAACTCCTGAGGTGCTCCTCGGCGCGTTCCTTCGCCGAGACGATGCCGAAGGCGTTCAAGAAGAGCCGGAAGACGCTCGGCATCCCCGGGCGCGAGGAGCCGACGCCGATCGAGGATTCGAGGACGAACGCCGCACATCCGCCCGCGACGGCGGCGTCGATCAGGTTCACGACACCCCGACCGTCAACCGGGTCGCGCGAGAGCAGATCGAGCCCCGGCGTGGAGCCGACGGCACAGAGTACGGCGTCGACCGCTTCGACCGCACGCTCGGCGTCTGCGGGCTCCATGATGTCGCCGACGACCACCTCGTCCGCGCCGGCCTCTCGGAGCTCCACCTCCTTCGAGGGATCGCGCGTCAGCGCCCTCACGGTGTAGTCGGTGTGTCGCAGGAGTCGCAGAAGCTGTCGCCCGGTGCCGCCACTGGCCCCGGCGACGAGGACGCGCGAAATGTCGGTCATACACGGGGCTAGCAAGCGGGCCGGGATAACGGTTCGCAGGCGCGCAGAAATTGTGATCGCCGGGGTGTCGTCAGCGAGTCCGGCGAGGGACCACCGACGGGGTTACTCCCCGCCCCACTTCGCCTCGCGCTTCGGCCGCTTCGACACCGAGACGACCTGGATCGGGTCGTCGGCGTGCTGGCGACCCTCCAGTGCCGCCTGCGCGCTGGCGTACGTCGAGAAGTAGGTCACGTCCTCCTCGACGGCGGTTTCGAGTACGTCGCGGTTGCGGGAGACGATCAGGTCCACCTCGCCCCGGCGGACCGCCTCGCGGAACGACTCGGTGTCGTCGAACGTCACGAGGTCGTAAAAGTCGCCGTAGCCCGCGGTGAGCGCCTGCCCCTCGTCGCTGTCCGGCGCGGGGAACTCCTCGGCCGAGAGGTCGACTGCGGCGGTGCCGGACTCGGGGATCGGCTTGTTCGTCGCCGACTGGGCCTTCTCGTAGGCCTTCCCGAACGTGTCGGCCGTGCCCATCACCTCGCCCGTGGACTTCATCTCCGGGCCGAGGCGCGGGTCCGATCCCGGCAGGCGGTCGAACGGCAGGACGACCTCCTTCACGGAGATGTCCTCGGGAATCTGCTCGGTCGCGTCCAGGTCGGCGAGCGACGACCCGGCCATCACCTTCGCCGCGAGTTTGGCGATGGGGACCCCGGTCGTCTTCGAGACGAAGGGCACGGTCCGGGAGGAGCGCGGGTTCGCCTCCAGCACGTACACCTCGGGGTCGGCGTCCGAATCGTGGACGCCAGTGACAGCGAGTTGGACGTTCAGCAGCCCCACCGTGTCCAGTGCCGTGGCGATGTCTTCGGCGACCTCGCGCACCCGTGCCATCGTCTCGTCGGACAGCGAGCGCGGCGGGATGAGACAGGCGGAGTCGCCGGAGTGGACGCCCGCCGACTCGACGTGTTCCATCACGCCGCCGATCAGCGTCTGCTCGCCGTCCGAGACGGCGTCCACGTCGAGTTCTACTGCGTCCGCGAGGAACTGGTCGACGAGGATCGGTTTGTCCGGGGAGACGCGGACCGCCTCCTCGATGTAGGTCTTCAGGTCGGCGTCGTCGTGGACGACTTGCATCGCCCGCCCGCCGAGCACGTAGGAGGGCCGCACGAGCACCGGGTAGCCGAGATCGTTCGCGAGGTCCAGTGCCTCGGCCTCGCTGGTGGCGGTCCCACCTGCAGGCTGTGCGATACCCAGATCGTCCATCAGGCGGTTGAACCGGTCGCGGTCCTCCGCGAGGTCCATCGCGTCGACCGAGGTGCCGAGGATCTCACAGTCCAGCCCTCTGCGTTCGATCTCCGACTGGAGGGGGTGACCGATGTTGACCGAGGTCTGCCCGCCGAACTGGACCATCACGCCGTCGGCGTCGGTCGCCTCGATCACGTCTGCGACCTCCTCGGCGGTGATCGGTTCGAAGAACAGGCCGTCGGAGGTGTCGTAGTCGGTCGAGACCGTCTCGGGGTTGTTGTTGACGACGTGTGTCTCGATGCCCGCCTCCCGCAGGGCGCGGACGGCGTGGACCGAACAGTAGTCGAACTCGACGCCCTGTCCGATCCGGATCGGGCCGCCGCCGACGACCACGACGCTGTCCACGTCGCGGTTCACGCGCAGTTCGCCGCCGGCCGACTCACCCTTGTACGGGCCGGTCTCGAACTCCGGTTGGCGCGCGGAGTAGTAGTACGGCGTCTGTGCGGCGAACTCGCCGGCGCAGGTGTCGACCTGCTTGTAGGTGCGGCCCGGGACCGACTCCTCGACGGTGGTCACGTCCGACCCGGCGGCGGTGGCGATGGAGGCGTTCGTGTGGCCGGTGATCGCCGCCTCGGTGAAGTCGCCGTCCTGTGCCGCCACGACCGCGTCCGTGACGTGCTTGTAGCGCTCGACGTACCAGTACTCGATGCCGGTCAGTTCGGCGACCTGCTCTGCGGTGTAGCCGCGCTCGAACGCCTCGAACATCGCGTACGGGCGGTCCGGGGTCGGCGCTTCGAGGTAGTCGGATTCGAGTTCGTCGTCGCTCACCTCGTCCCAGTCGGCGGCGGGGTCGTACTCCGTCGATCTGAGCGCCTTCAGCAGGCTCTCCTCGAAGGTCCGACCGATCGACATCGCCTCGCCGGTGGACTTCATCGCCGTCGAGAGCGTGAAGTCCACGTCGTCGAACTTGTCCTTGGGCCAGCGCGGCACCTTCGTCACCACGTAGTCGATGGCTGGCTCGAAGGCCGCGGTCGTCTCGCCGGTGATCTCGTTGTCGATCTCGTGGAGGCGCTTGCCGAGGGCGACCTTCGCCGTCACGCGGGCGATGGGGTAGCCGGTCGCCTTCGAGGCCAGCGCGGAAGACCGGGAGACGCGCGGGTTCACCTCCACGACGCGGTACTCGCCGCCGGGGGTGCCGTCGTCGTGCCACGCGAACTGGATGTTACAGCCGCCCTGAATCCCCAACTCGCGGATGACGCCGAGTGCGGCGTCGCGCATCTCCTGGTGGCCGTCGTCGGGGATGACCTGCGAGGGCGTCACGACCATCGACTCGCCGGTGTGGATGCCCATCGGGTCGATGTTCTCCATGTTGCAGATGATGATACAGGAGTCGTCGGCGTCCCGCATCACCTCGTACTCCAGTTCGACCCACCCCGAGATGGACTCGGTGATGAGCACCTCGGAGTTGCGCGACAGGCGCAGGCCCTTCCGGACGCGTTCGTACAGTTCGTCGATGTCGTCGACGACGCCCGACCCACTGCCGCCGAGCGTGTAGGTCGTCCGAGCGATGACGGGCAGGCCGCCGACCGCTTCGACTGCGTCGTCCACGCGCCCCTGCAGGTCCTCGGCGGTGAGTTCCGCCACGGACTCGTCGTCGTCCAGCGAGATGGTCGTGGACTGCGGGACCGGTTGGCCGATCTTCTCCATGCGCTGGCGGAAGAGGTCGCGGTCCTCCGTCGCGTAGATGGTGTCGAGCGGCGTGCCCATGATCTCCACGTCGTACTCCTCCAGCACGCCCTCCTCGGCGAGTTCGGCGGTGACGTTCAGCCCGGTCTGGCCGCCGAGGCCGGCGATCACGCCGTCCGGACGCTCTGTCCGGATGATCTCCGAGATGGCGTCGGTGGTGATCGGTTCGATGTAGACCTCGTCTGCCATCTCCGGATCGGTCATGATCGTCGCCGGGTTCGAGTTGACGAGGACGACTCGTGCCCCCTCCTCCTGCAGTGCTCGGCAGGCCTGCGCGCCTGAGTAGTCGAACTCGGCCGCCTGTCCGATCTGGATCGGGCCGCTCCCGATCAGCAGGATGGTTCTGTCCTCGGAGGTGTCCTCGTCGGTCATCACGCTGTCGGAGTCCGCACATCGTAATAAGCCCGGCGAAAGATTGCGAACCTCGAAACAGGATTTCGGATTTCGTAAGTCTTGCCAGCACCCGAGCCAGAGAGTGACACACGGCCGGACACGTATCGGCGCTGGCGGGTCTCGTGGCGGATCTGTCCGCGTGTCCGCGTCGCTCCTCGCGCGGCAGTCCAGCGGAGAGTGGGACCGTCGGGTCGGCCGACGCCTCGGGCGTCGAGTTCGGCCCGAGCCGGGTCAGGTGTTGAGTTCGTAGCGATACGGGCTGTCGCGGATGACCTGCACGTCGCCGCGTTCGGCCCGCTGGCCCAGCAGGGTCGCCACGCGGTGGGCACTCTCGAAGTCGTCCTGCTCTTCGAGCGACAGGAGAATCTCGCGCGCCGTCAACGGCTCGTCGGCCTCGGAGAGCACACGCCGGATCGGCTCGAAGTCACGGCCGGTGTGCATACGTCTGACGACGACCCGCATCGTCTTAGGGTTCAGTGAGACAGGAGTCGGACGACCGTCAGACGACGCCCGCCGAGTCCCCGGATTTCGACCGGCTCGACGTCTGACGGCCTCGTGGTCGGTGCCCGCCGCTCCGCCGCGCGGTGGCGCGTGCCGGCTCAGACGAACACGTCGTCTTCCGAGAGGTCCCGCTGGGCGCGGTACTGGTCGACGAACTCCGAGACGTCGAAGGAGAGCATCTCCTGCTCGAACTGCTGGATGGCCGCATCGTCGTCGGCGTGGCTGATCGCGTGTTCCATCAGTTCGACGACCAACTCGACGATGATCTCGTGGAGTCGCCGGGAGTCGAAGTCGGTCACCCACAACAGCGCCCAGCCGACCTCCTGATCCTCGGTGCAGTCCTCCGAGACGACCCGGTCGGGGAACTCCTCGAGGACGATACCGAGCAGGTGTGGGGTGTCGAACTCCGGCATCTCCTCGGAGGCAGTCTCGACGGTCTCGCGGAGCAGGTCGACGAGAAAGTCGGGGAGGAAACGTTCGGGTGGGTGGATGTCCATGACGACCGCGTGGCTCTCGCCACAGGAGCAGTCGAACTCCCGCATCCCCATGTCGAGGTTACGGACGCGCTTCGTCTCCCCGCACGGTAAGTCGAGTTCCGCCCCGCCACCACCGGGGACGCGCGGCTGTGCCATACTCGCGGTTGGGTGTCACCGTGGTTAAAGACCGCGTTCTCTATTCGGACGACGTTGTGAATTTGGTCGAATGCGACTGTGGTATGAACTCGGTCGAATCGGTTCCAGACACCTCAGTCGAATCGGGTGCAAACAACGAGCGGTGAAAGCCCCCGGCGTCTCGACCTCCCGCGTCTGGCGAGAGCGACGCTCTCGGTGAGTCTCGTCACCGGCGCGGCGCGCCGGTTTCCAGCGGGACCTCCGGTCCTGCCCGGCTTACGGCGTCGGGGGAGGGCCGAGATTCTGGAGAGCGAAGCTCTCCAACGTCTCGTTCGCAGGTCGTCGGCGCGAAGCGCCGACTGCT of the Salinirubrum litoreum genome contains:
- a CDS encoding DUF5815 family protein, whose translation is MAQPRVPGGGGAELDLPCGETKRVRNLDMGMREFDCSCGESHAVVMDIHPPERFLPDFLVDLLRETVETASEEMPEFDTPHLLGIVLEEFPDRVVSEDCTEDQEVGWALLWVTDFDSRRLHEIIVELVVELMEHAISHADDDAAIQQFEQEMLSFDVSEFVDQYRAQRDLSEDDVFV